Proteins from a genomic interval of Criblamydia sequanensis CRIB-18:
- the astB gene encoding N-succinylarginine dihydrolase gives MESYEVNFDGLVGPSHNFSGLAYGNLPSMKNKDYISNPKEAALQCLQKIHYLSDFGLIQGVFPPQERPHLPTLRALGFTGKDEEVISKAYKTSPDLFFNCSSSASMWAANSATVTPSEDSEDGKVHITPANLITEFHRSIETQNTALVLKKIFHNPLYFKLHEPLPASLVFADEGAANHLRFFKEPGDLGLHVFVYGRSVYQKSTLTPGRYPARQTLEASQALSRNHRIFQNRLLFLQQSPKAIDLGVFHNDVISTSNRLFFLYHESAFVGSASALKELNEKAEKIFDEPLLCYEVKEEEVSLKEAVETYLFNSQIIQKDKESMVLIAPIECQKNTRVRAFLEKLTQDPATPIKEVAYVNVNESMLNGGGPACLRLRVPLKRIEVDELFPNVLFSQKLYIRLLDWIHKHYRDRLSPKDLVDPKFIQENLKALDEVTKILGLGSIYSFQK, from the coding sequence ATGGAAAGCTATGAAGTAAATTTTGACGGGCTTGTCGGGCCATCGCATAATTTTAGCGGTCTTGCCTATGGCAATCTTCCTTCCATGAAAAATAAGGATTATATTTCTAATCCCAAGGAAGCCGCTCTTCAGTGCCTTCAAAAAATTCACTATCTGTCAGACTTTGGACTTATCCAAGGAGTTTTTCCCCCTCAGGAAAGACCCCATCTCCCGACTTTAAGGGCCTTAGGTTTTACAGGTAAGGATGAGGAAGTCATTTCAAAAGCCTATAAAACCTCGCCCGATCTCTTTTTTAATTGTTCATCATCCGCTAGCATGTGGGCTGCTAACTCAGCTACCGTTACCCCTTCTGAAGATAGCGAAGATGGAAAAGTTCATATCACACCGGCAAACCTTATCACTGAATTTCATAGAAGCATCGAAACTCAAAACACGGCTTTGGTTTTAAAGAAAATTTTCCATAACCCTCTTTATTTCAAACTTCATGAACCTTTGCCGGCAAGCCTTGTCTTTGCAGATGAAGGAGCGGCAAACCATCTTCGATTCTTTAAAGAACCCGGGGATTTGGGCTTGCATGTCTTTGTCTATGGAAGGTCCGTTTACCAAAAATCTACGCTAACTCCGGGGCGTTATCCGGCAAGGCAAACCTTGGAAGCTTCCCAAGCTCTTTCAAGAAATCATAGAATTTTTCAAAATCGATTGCTTTTTCTTCAGCAAAGTCCGAAAGCTATTGATCTTGGAGTTTTTCATAACGATGTAATCTCAACCTCAAACAGGCTCTTTTTCCTCTATCATGAGTCGGCCTTTGTAGGGAGCGCTTCAGCACTAAAAGAACTAAACGAAAAGGCTGAAAAAATTTTTGATGAACCCCTTCTTTGTTACGAAGTTAAAGAGGAAGAGGTTTCCTTAAAAGAAGCTGTTGAAACTTATCTTTTTAATTCTCAAATTATTCAAAAAGATAAAGAGTCTATGGTTTTAATAGCTCCTATTGAGTGTCAAAAAAACACCAGGGTAAGAGCTTTTTTAGAAAAACTTACTCAAGACCCTGCGACTCCAATCAAAGAAGTGGCCTATGTGAATGTTAATGAAAGTATGCTAAATGGAGGCGGCCCCGCTTGTCTTAGACTTCGAGTTCCTTTGAAAAGAATTGAGGTGGATGAACTTTTTCCGAATGTTCTTTTTTCACAAAAACTCTATATCCGCCTTTTAGATTGGATTCATAAGCACTATCGAGATAGGCTCTCGCCGAAAGATTTGGTCGATCCTAAATTTATTCAGGAAAACCTAAAAGCCTTGGATGAGGTGACCAAAATTTTGGGACTTGGCTCTATTTATTCTTTTCAAAAATAA
- a CDS encoding sensor histidine kinase — translation MCASPANDLGAANKKRPPNPAIKDKVSFTFSWIAIVIRGIVGTIVSLFVYSQALRIESEDTLGRFLMLSSSEHTLLKKHLQYFLKDLESTGYLYKTDSNGSKKEAFQFIEDRMRGNAFIELMRWIPKNKNPYNNLDSMESQAYEKAISAKEVSAAIKVTDQNSPASQTLHLIVFVPILNKSDLVGVMQGMIDVSVLIKSSILAGYESAMNVFIYRGVKDLDSKPLYRYEGEPAAVKEISLENLLNEPYTEHKRLSFADLKLDMVYQATASYTEHTWQAFIASSIGFLITSVIVVTAWILLKIEKRQFTNVLHEEHVQEMEVAIDQLETTKNRLVAQENLASLGGLTAGIAHEIKNPLNFINNFSLLSVDLVKRLDNFVLNNSKVLNQEEMEDLKESVRTLQENINTIHEQGKRADTTIQRMLAHSRGKPGDWASTDIHKLLNEYINFSFHGMRAKNSNFNVKIEKEFDENVKNIEVVASDMSRVFLNLLNNAFQSVEEKKRISKENYVPHVLIRTHNIGNYLRIRIKDNGMGISEENKTKIFTPFFTTKPPGVGTGLGLSLSYNIIVREHGGSLTFDTKENEFCEFIITIPLKAKKEKEVVVT, via the coding sequence ATGTGTGCCAGCCCAGCAAATGATTTAGGAGCGGCCAATAAAAAAAGGCCTCCTAACCCTGCCATTAAAGACAAAGTCTCGTTTACTTTTTCCTGGATAGCCATTGTCATTCGAGGAATTGTTGGAACGATCGTTTCCTTATTTGTTTATTCTCAAGCTCTTAGAATAGAAAGCGAAGATACGTTAGGAAGATTTCTAATGCTGTCTTCTTCCGAACACACTCTTTTAAAGAAACATCTGCAATATTTTTTAAAAGATTTAGAATCCACCGGCTATTTATATAAAACTGATTCTAACGGAAGCAAAAAAGAAGCCTTTCAATTTATCGAAGATCGTATGAGAGGGAATGCTTTCATTGAATTGATGCGTTGGATTCCAAAAAACAAAAATCCCTATAATAATTTGGATTCTATGGAATCCCAAGCTTATGAAAAAGCTATTTCTGCAAAAGAAGTGAGTGCCGCCATCAAAGTGACGGATCAAAATTCACCAGCATCGCAAACTTTACATTTAATTGTTTTCGTACCCATTCTAAATAAATCCGATCTCGTCGGGGTCATGCAAGGAATGATTGATGTCAGCGTTTTAATTAAATCAAGCATTCTAGCAGGCTATGAAAGCGCGATGAATGTCTTTATTTACAGGGGGGTTAAAGATCTCGACTCCAAACCTCTTTATCGCTATGAGGGAGAGCCGGCCGCTGTCAAAGAAATTTCTTTGGAGAATCTTCTGAATGAGCCCTATACCGAGCATAAAAGGCTTTCTTTTGCCGATCTGAAACTGGATATGGTTTATCAAGCAACTGCAAGCTATACAGAGCACACCTGGCAAGCTTTTATTGCTTCAAGCATCGGTTTTTTAATAACTTCTGTGATTGTGGTCACGGCTTGGATTTTGCTTAAAATAGAAAAAAGGCAATTTACAAATGTCTTGCATGAAGAGCATGTTCAGGAAATGGAAGTGGCGATCGATCAGCTTGAAACTACAAAAAATAGACTGGTTGCCCAAGAAAATTTGGCCTCTCTTGGTGGTTTGACAGCCGGAATTGCGCATGAGATTAAAAACCCTTTAAACTTTATCAATAATTTCTCCCTTTTATCAGTAGATCTGGTTAAGAGACTGGATAATTTTGTCCTCAATAATTCCAAGGTTCTTAATCAGGAAGAGATGGAGGATCTAAAAGAGTCTGTGAGAACTCTTCAAGAAAATATCAATACCATCCATGAGCAAGGAAAAAGAGCAGATACTACCATTCAAAGGATGCTCGCCCACTCAAGAGGGAAGCCCGGGGATTGGGCAAGCACAGACATTCATAAACTCTTAAATGAATACATCAACTTTTCCTTCCATGGAATGAGAGCTAAGAATTCTAACTTTAATGTGAAAATTGAAAAAGAATTCGATGAAAATGTAAAAAACATAGAAGTTGTCGCAAGCGATATGAGCCGTGTTTTTTTAAATTTGCTAAACAATGCTTTCCAATCGGTTGAAGAGAAAAAAAGAATCTCAAAAGAAAACTATGTGCCTCATGTTCTCATCCGAACTCATAACATTGGAAATTATTTAAGGATCCGAATAAAAGATAATGGAATGGGAATTAGCGAAGAAAACAAAACCAAAATCTTCACTCCGTTCTTCACAACAAAACCGCCGGGGGTAGGTACGGGTCTTGGCTTATCGCTAAGTTATAATATTATTGTTAGGGAACATGGGGGCTCTTTGACCTTTGACACTAAAGAAAATGAGTTCTGCGAATTTATTATTACGATCCCCTTGAAAGCGAAAAAAGAAAAAGAGGTTGTTGTCACATGA
- a CDS encoding succinylglutamate-semialdehyde dehydrogenase — translation MKPDFKTFSKCDNSLLWEGVNTSIDGIDRTVKLAKTTFKEWSKTPLSERFLYLQQFQDKLIANKDSFAKLISEEVGKPFWESKTEIDAMIRKIDISAAAFKTRITPLKKKNGKIALSTFFKPHGVLAVFGPFNFPGHLPNGHIIPALLAGNTIIFKPSEKTPATGEFYKKLWDETDLPKGVFNLIQGGKETGQGLSSHNGLDGLLFTGSFNVGKELSKLYSNTPGKLLALEMGGNNPLVVREIQELNAAVFIIIQSAFITTGQRCSAARRLILQDSEWSEYLIEKLIKAIHKIKIGPPNQIPEPFLGPLISDEAAQNVLKIEQKLIHLNGKSLLPCEILKTGKSYITPGLIDVTSCNERIDEECFGPLLQIVRVKNFDEAIDEANHTNYGLTAGLISQSNSEWQEFQHRIKAGVLSWNVPMTGASSESSFGGLKNSGNLRPSAFFAVDYCSTPIASSESYTPILPSSTPEWLKD, via the coding sequence ATGAAACCAGACTTTAAAACCTTTTCTAAATGCGATAATTCTCTTCTTTGGGAAGGGGTTAACACTTCAATAGATGGCATTGACAGGACAGTAAAGCTTGCCAAAACCACCTTTAAAGAATGGTCTAAAACCCCTCTCAGCGAACGATTTTTATACCTTCAACAATTTCAAGATAAGTTGATCGCCAATAAAGATTCATTTGCCAAACTTATTTCAGAAGAAGTCGGAAAGCCATTTTGGGAGTCCAAGACTGAAATTGATGCGATGATACGAAAAATTGATATCTCGGCCGCCGCCTTCAAAACAAGAATCACGCCCTTAAAAAAGAAAAATGGCAAAATCGCCCTAAGCACTTTTTTTAAACCTCATGGCGTCCTTGCCGTTTTTGGCCCATTTAATTTTCCCGGCCACCTTCCAAACGGCCACATCATACCGGCACTTCTTGCAGGAAATACCATCATTTTTAAACCAAGTGAAAAAACCCCGGCAACAGGCGAGTTTTACAAAAAGCTTTGGGATGAGACCGATTTACCAAAAGGGGTTTTTAATTTAATCCAAGGTGGAAAAGAGACGGGCCAAGGCCTATCCTCTCATAACGGTCTTGATGGCCTTCTTTTTACCGGAAGCTTTAATGTCGGAAAAGAACTATCCAAACTTTATTCAAACACTCCGGGAAAATTACTTGCCCTTGAAATGGGCGGCAATAACCCTCTTGTTGTAAGAGAAATTCAAGAACTTAATGCAGCCGTCTTTATTATCATTCAATCCGCATTTATCACGACAGGCCAAAGGTGCAGCGCCGCAAGACGGCTTATCTTACAGGATTCAGAATGGAGCGAATATTTAATCGAAAAACTGATTAAAGCCATCCATAAAATAAAAATAGGGCCGCCAAATCAAATTCCTGAGCCTTTTTTAGGCCCTTTGATATCAGATGAGGCTGCGCAAAACGTATTAAAAATTGAGCAAAAGCTCATCCACCTTAATGGAAAAAGCCTTTTGCCTTGCGAGATACTAAAAACGGGGAAAAGCTATATCACGCCGGGACTTATCGATGTCACTTCCTGTAATGAAAGAATCGATGAGGAATGTTTCGGCCCTCTTTTACAGATCGTAAGGGTTAAAAATTTTGATGAAGCGATCGATGAAGCCAACCATACGAACTATGGGTTGACAGCCGGACTGATTAGCCAATCAAACTCAGAATGGCAAGAGTTTCAACATAGAATAAAAGCTGGCGTTTTGAGTTGGAATGTCCCAATGACTGGCGCAAGCAGCGAATCTTCTTTTGGCGGTCTAAAAAATAGCGGAAACCTTAGGCCGAGCGCTTTTTTTGCTGTCGATTACTGCAGCACACCGATCGCCTCTTCTGAATCCTACACTCCCATTCTTCCAAGCTCAACCCCTGAATGGTTAAAAGATTAG
- a CDS encoding SpoIIE family protein phosphatase: MKIMVVDDEKATQPLFIQRYKDEIREGIFDFYFAFSAEEALKQLSKDDPNAVLILSDINMPGMSGLQLLKTLKNMYPKVPVMMVTAYGDEANHTKAMAYKADGFVNKPIDFAALKEKILKYSPLGKNTAALKSKPVTTTKILVVDDEPALEALIRQKFRQQIKNQEMEFIFASNGREALDVLNKDEEIGIVLTDINMPEMDGLTLLSKIKEKNRLFRTVVISAYGDMENIRTAMNLGASDFITKPIDLKDLATTLEKITDQFNSLKEGIIAQKRMIEYRKELEIASHIQQTFIPSNFNPFPESQAIEIFGKMFSAKEVSGDFFDFFPIGEDKLGFVIADVSGKGVPASLFMVMSKTLMRSAALANPSPKECLREVSHYLCYNNESAMFVTAFYGVLDIQTGSLTYCDAGHLPPYILTKNGTVKKFSKNGGIALGVIDDLEQENSLYLEITIQLSPGDMIILYTDGITEAVNSNNIAYPIERFETLLKQNVNQDIAKIINDLKEDIESYVSGEQYDDITLLCIKWNGPSK, encoded by the coding sequence ATGAAAATAATGGTTGTCGATGATGAAAAAGCTACACAACCTCTTTTTATCCAAAGATATAAAGATGAGATTCGGGAGGGGATTTTTGATTTTTATTTTGCTTTTTCAGCAGAAGAAGCCCTTAAACAATTAAGTAAAGATGATCCTAATGCGGTTCTCATTCTTTCAGACATTAACATGCCCGGGATGAGCGGTCTTCAGCTGCTTAAAACTTTAAAAAATATGTACCCGAAAGTCCCGGTCATGATGGTGACAGCCTATGGTGATGAAGCAAACCACACAAAAGCCATGGCCTATAAAGCTGATGGGTTTGTAAATAAACCGATTGATTTTGCAGCTTTAAAAGAAAAAATATTAAAGTACTCTCCCCTTGGCAAAAACACTGCCGCCCTAAAATCAAAGCCTGTGACCACAACTAAAATTCTTGTGGTCGATGATGAACCTGCCCTTGAAGCTTTAATCCGCCAAAAATTTAGACAGCAAATTAAAAACCAGGAAATGGAGTTTATTTTTGCATCCAACGGACGAGAAGCTCTTGATGTTTTAAATAAAGATGAAGAAATCGGGATTGTTTTAACAGACATTAACATGCCTGAAATGGATGGTTTGACTCTACTTTCTAAAATTAAAGAAAAGAACCGGCTTTTTCGAACGGTTGTAATTTCAGCTTATGGCGATATGGAAAATATACGGACAGCCATGAATCTTGGGGCAAGTGATTTTATAACAAAACCAATCGATTTAAAAGACCTTGCCACCACACTTGAGAAGATAACCGATCAGTTTAATTCTTTGAAAGAAGGCATCATCGCACAAAAAAGGATGATCGAATACCGTAAAGAATTGGAAATTGCAAGCCATATTCAGCAAACGTTTATACCAAGCAACTTTAATCCCTTCCCGGAATCACAAGCTATTGAAATTTTTGGGAAAATGTTCTCTGCAAAAGAAGTTAGCGGTGATTTTTTTGACTTTTTTCCTATCGGCGAAGATAAACTTGGATTTGTTATAGCAGATGTTTCAGGAAAAGGGGTGCCGGCTTCTCTTTTTATGGTAATGAGTAAAACCCTAATGCGCTCGGCAGCTCTTGCGAATCCCTCCCCCAAAGAGTGTTTAAGAGAGGTCAGCCACTATTTATGCTACAACAATGAATCCGCGATGTTTGTCACAGCTTTTTATGGAGTGTTGGATATCCAAACAGGGTCACTTACTTATTGCGACGCAGGCCACTTGCCGCCTTATATACTTACAAAGAACGGGACAGTAAAAAAATTCTCAAAAAATGGCGGCATTGCCCTTGGGGTTATTGATGATCTTGAACAGGAAAACTCTCTTTACCTGGAAATAACTATCCAGCTATCTCCGGGTGACATGATTATCCTCTATACCGATGGTATTACCGAAGCTGTCAACAGCAATAACATCGCTTATCCGATTGAGCGCTTTGAAACCCTTCTAAAGCAAAATGTAAATCAGGATATCGCAAAAATCATTAATGATCTTAAAGAGGATATCGAATCGTATGTATCGGGCGAGCAATACGACGATATCACCCTTCTTTGCATCAAGTGGAACGGGCCTTCTAAATAG